A window of Kribbella voronezhensis genomic DNA:
AACTCGTTCCAGGTCTGCATGAAGGTGAGCAGACCGAGGACGGCCGCGGCGGGCCGCAGTACCGGCAGGACGACGTTCCAGTAGATCCGGAAGGTCGAGCAGCCGTCCACCCGGGCGGCCTCGACGAGTTCGTCGGAGATCGCCTCGGAGGCGTACTGGCGCATCATGAAGACACCGAAACCGCTGACCAGGAACGGCACGATCACCGCCTGCAGATGGCCGTTCCAGCCGATCTTCACCATCAGCATGTAGAGCGGGATCAGGCCGAGCTGGACCGGGACCATCATCGTGCCGATGATCACCAGCAGCATGCCGTTGCGGCCGCGGAACCGCAGCTTGGCGAACGCGAACCCGGCCAGCGTGGAGAAGAACACCACCGACAGGGTCACCACGCTGGACACGACCAGCGAGTTCACCAGCCCGTACGCGAACGCGGCGTGCTCGTTGGCGAACACCCGGCCGACGTTGTCGGCGAGTGCGGCGCCGGGCAGCAACGGCGGCGGTACGTCGTTGATCACGTCGTTGGACCGGGTGGCCACGACGAACATCCAGTAGATCGGGAACAGCGAGGTGACACAGCCGACGATCAGCGCGATGTACGTCGCCGGGCTGGTGCGCCACAACCGCACGGAGGCGGCCTTCATCGTGCTCATCGGGCGGCCCTCCGGACGATCAGCAGGTTGATCAGCGAGAAGATCACGATCAGGCCGAACAGCGCCCAGGCGATCGCGGCACCGTAGCCGTACTGGAAGCGCTGGAACGCCGTCTCGTACATGTACATCGTGACCGTCTGGAACTGCCCGAGCGTGCCACCGAGCATCCGGCCGTTGCCGAAGATCACCGGCTCGGTGAACAACTGCAGGCCGCCGATCGTGGAGATGATCACGGTGAACACCAGCGTCGGGCGCAGTTGCGGCACGGTGATCCGCCAGAACTGCTGCCAGGGCGCCGCGCCGTCCAGCGAGGCGGCCTCGAACAGTTCCTTCGGGATCGCCTGCATCGCGCCGAGCAGGATCAGCGTGTTGTACCCGGTCCAGCGCCAGTCGACCATCGTGGCGATCGCGATCCAGCTGGACCAGGTGTTGGCCTGCCAGTCGACCGCGTCCAGGCCGAGCCTGGTGATCACGTAGTTGACCAGGCCGACGTCGCGGGCGAACAGCTGGCCGAAGACGATGCCGACGGCGGCCACCGAGGTGACGTTGGGGATCAGCACGCCCATCCGGAAGAAGGTGCGGGCGCGGATCTTGCGGTTCAGCAGGTTCGCCATCCCCAGCGCCATCAGCAACTGCGGGACGGTGGCGATGACGAAGATGCCGACCGTGTTCTTCAGCGCGTTCCAGAAGTCCGGGTCGGCGAACAGCGCGGTGTAGTTGTCGAAACCGACGAACGTGTGGTCACCGATCAGGTGCCAGTCGTGCAGCGACACCCAGCCGGTGTAGATCAGCGGGAACGCCCCGAAGATCGCGAACAGGACGAAGAACGGCGCGATGAAGAAGTACGGCGCGAACCTCATGTCCGCGCGAGTCAGCCGGGAGCGCCAAGGATCCCGGGCGTCGGCGGCACGCGCTGCCGCCGACGCCCGGACGACGCTGGAAGAGGTCACTTCGCCTCTTTGACAGCGCTCTTCAGAGCCTGCTGCCATGCCTTGTCGGGGGTGAGCTTGCCCTGCTCGACGGCCTGCAGCGCGGGCTCGAAGGCACGCTCCTTGACCGCCTGGTGCTTCGGGCCGAGCACGATCGGCTTCAGCGACTTGGCGCCGGTACCGAAGATCTTGCCGACCGGGGCGTTGGAGAAGTAGTCGTTGGTCAGCGCCAGGAACGCCGGGTCGTCCAGTGCCTTCGGCGACGACGGCAGCGGTCCGGCCTCCTTGAACGCGGCCACCTGGCCCTCGGGCGAGGTCAGGAACTTGGCCAGCTCGTAGGCCTCCTTCGGGTGCTTGCTCTGGGTCGGTACCGCGAGCCACGAACCGCCCCAGTTGCCGCCGCCACCAGGCACCGAGGCAACGTCCCACTTGCCGGCGTTGGCCGGGCCGGAGTTGGTCTTGATGATGCCGAGCATCCAGGACGGGCACATGGTGACCGCGAAGCTGCCGTTCTTGAAGCCGGCCTCCCAGTCCTTCGACCAGGTCGGGACCTTGGCGCTGACGCCTTCGGAGACCATCTTCATCGAGGTCTCCCACGACTGCCGCACGACCGGGTTCGAGTCGGCGATCAGCTTGTTGTCGCGGTCGTAGAAGTTGGTGTCACCGGCCTGCGACAGCATCGCCGAGAAGCTGGTGGTGACCGAGTCGACGAAGCCCTTGGCGCCGGTCTTGGCGGCGGTGAACCTCTTGCCGGTGGCGATGAACTCGTCCCAGCCCGGCCACAGCTTCGACACCGCGTCGCGGTCGGTGGGCAGGCCCGCCTTGGCGAACAGGTCCTTGCGGTAGCAGACGGCCAGACCGCCGACGTCGGTACCGAGCCCGATCAGCGGCCCGTCGGCGCCGACCCGGCCGAGGTCCCACTTCCACGGCAGGAAGTTGGGCTGCAGGTCGGCCGCGCCCTGGTCGAGCAGGTTGACGAAGTTCTGCGGCTGGGTCTTGAACTCGTTGAGGATCCCCTCCTCGAGCGCCACCACGTCCCCGGCGCCGGTGCCGGCGGCCAGGTACTGGGTCAGCTTCGGCTTGTAGTCGTCGAGCTTCTGCACGCTGCGCAGTTCGACCTTCACGTTCGGGTGTTCCTGCTGGTACTGCGCGACCAGCGCCTTGTAACCGAAGTCGCCGAAGGTGTCGACCACCAACTTGACCTGACCGTCCGCCGCCGGCTTGGCGTCGTCGGCGTTCTTGCTGCATGCCCCGACCATGCCCAGGGCTGTCACGGCAGCCACCGTGACCGCCAGGAACCGCTTCGTCTGGCTCATCGCCTGACCCCTCCTAGTGATTTTCGGCACTCCATTTGGGAGCGCTCCCAAGAGCATCAGGGCAGTCGGAAAGGCTGTCAAGAGTTCAGTGGGAGCGTTCCCAAATCGAGTCCAAACTCGTGGTTGTCTACGATCGGTCCGTGCAACAGCCCCTGAGCGAGCGGTCCGGTGAGTTCGTCGACTTCTGGACCGAACGGCGGCTGGCAGTGCTCAGTACGGTCCGCGCGGACGGCACCGTGCACGCCGTGATGGTGGGCGTAACGCTCGACCCGAAAACCGGCATCGCGCGCGTGATCTGTTCGGGCAGTTCGCACAAGGCTCGCCAGATCAAGGCGATGGGAGAGGCCTCGGTCGCCGTCACCCAGGTCGAAGGCGGGATGTGGTCGACGCTGGAGGGCCGGGCGGTGGTGAGCGAAGATCCCGAGCGGGTCGCCGACGCCGTCCGCCGGTACGCCGAGCGCTACCGCCAGCCGCGCGAGAATCCGCAGCGCGTGGTCATCGAGATCACCGTCACCAAGGTGCTCGGCCGTGTCTGACCTGACCGTCGTCGGAATCGGAGCCGATGGCTGGGACGGGCTCGCGCCGATCGCTCGCGCGGAGATCGCCGAGGCCGAGGTGCTGATGGGCAGTGCCCGTCAGCTCGCGCTCGTCCCGGACGGCAAGGCGGAGCAGGTCGCCTGGCCGTCCCCGTTGTCCGAGTCCCTGCCGGGGTTGCTCCAGGCTCACCGCGGTCGGCGCATCTGTGTGCTGGCAAGCGGCGACCCCACCTTCCACGGCATCGGTACGACGCTCACAAGGCTGCTCGGTGCGGACGCGGTGAAGGTGATCCCGCATCCTTCGAGCGTCTCGCTGGCCTGTGCGCGACTCGGCTGGCCGCAGGACCAGGTCCAGGTGATCAGCCTGGTCGGGCATCCGCTCGAACTGGTGCACTCGCACATCCAGCCCGGCCGGCGACTCGTAGTACTGAGTTGGGGTGCGCATACTCCGGCCGAGGTCGCGGAGGCGCTGACCGATCGCGGGTACGGCGGGAGCCGGTTCACCGTGCTGGAGCAGTTGGGGTCGTCCGACGAGCGGGTCCGGACGACGAAGGCCGCGGAGTGGGCCGGTGAGGTGGACGCGCTCAACGTGATCGGGATCGAATGCGAGAACGGGCCGGTGTTGTCGACGGCTCCCGGGCTGCCTGACTCGGCGTACGAGAGTGACGGGCAGTTGACGAAGCGGGAGGTCCGCGCGGTGACGTTGTCGCGGCTCGCGCCCGTGCCCGGGCAGTTGCTGTGGGACGTGGGCGGCGGGGCGGGAAGTATTGCGATCGAGTGGTCGCGGCATCACCCGAGTTGCCGCGCGGTCGCGATCGAGCGGGATCCGGAGCGCGCCGAGCGGTTGGAGCGGAACGCGGCGACGCTGGGCGTCGTAGTACGGACTGTTGTCGGCAAGGCGCCAGAAGCGCTGGCCGAACTGGAGTCGCCGGATGCGGTGTTCGTCGGTGGCGGAGCGACCGCGCCGGGGATGATCGAGACCTGCTGGGAGGCGCTGAAGCCGGGCGGGCGGCTGGTCGTCAACGGGGTGACGCTGGAGACCGAGGCGCTCATCGCCCGCTGGTACGCCGAACTGGGCGGCGACCTCGTCCGCCTCGATGTCCAGCGGGCCTCGCCGGTCGGCGGGATGACCGGCTGGCGCCCCGCGATGCCCGTCACGATCTGGAGTCTCACCAAATGACCGTCCACTTCATCGGTGCCGGGCCGGGAGCGGCCGACCTCATCACCGTTCGCGGGCGCGACCTGATCGCGTCCTCACCCGTCTGCCTGTACGCCGGTGCGCTCGTCCCCGTCGAACTCCTCGACCACTGCCCGCCGGCGGCTCGCAAGATCGACACCGCCAACCTCGACCTCGACGAGATCCTGGCCGAACTCACCAAGGCCCACGAGGCAGACCTCGACGTCGCCCGCCTGCACTCCGGCGACCCGTCCGTCTTCAGCGCCATGGCCGAGCAGATGCGCCGCCTGGATGCCCTGGGGATCCCGTACGACGTGACGCCCGGTGTACCGGCGTACGCCGCGGCCGCCGCCTCGCTGCGGCGCGAACTCACCGTGCCCGAGGTCGGCCAGACGGTCATCCTCACCCGGATCGCCGCGCGGGCGACCGCGATGCCACCCGGCGAAGATCTCGCGACGCTCGGGGCGAGCCGCGGGACGATCGTCCTCCACCTCGCGGTCCAGCACATCGAGCGCCTCGTCGACGAACTCACCCCCAATTACGGCTCCGACTGCCCGGCCGCGGTCGTCGC
This region includes:
- a CDS encoding carbohydrate ABC transporter permease, with the translated sequence MTSSSVVRASAAARAADARDPWRSRLTRADMRFAPYFFIAPFFVLFAIFGAFPLIYTGWVSLHDWHLIGDHTFVGFDNYTALFADPDFWNALKNTVGIFVIATVPQLLMALGMANLLNRKIRARTFFRMGVLIPNVTSVAAVGIVFGQLFARDVGLVNYVITRLGLDAVDWQANTWSSWIAIATMVDWRWTGYNTLILLGAMQAIPKELFEAASLDGAAPWQQFWRITVPQLRPTLVFTVIISTIGGLQLFTEPVIFGNGRMLGGTLGQFQTVTMYMYETAFQRFQYGYGAAIAWALFGLIVIFSLINLLIVRRAAR
- a CDS encoding carbohydrate ABC transporter permease, which gives rise to MSTMKAASVRLWRTSPATYIALIVGCVTSLFPIYWMFVVATRSNDVINDVPPPLLPGAALADNVGRVFANEHAAFAYGLVNSLVVSSVVTLSVVFFSTLAGFAFAKLRFRGRNGMLLVIIGTMMVPVQLGLIPLYMLMVKIGWNGHLQAVIVPFLVSGFGVFMMRQYASEAISDELVEAARVDGCSTFRIYWNVVLPVLRPAAAVLGLLTFMQTWNEFIWPYAVLDANTPTVQLSLSLLATAYYTDYAQVFAATALATLPLFAVFILFGRQIIGGIMEGSIKS
- a CDS encoding ABC transporter substrate-binding protein; its protein translation is MSQTKRFLAVTVAAVTALGMVGACSKNADDAKPAADGQVKLVVDTFGDFGYKALVAQYQQEHPNVKVELRSVQKLDDYKPKLTQYLAAGTGAGDVVALEEGILNEFKTQPQNFVNLLDQGAADLQPNFLPWKWDLGRVGADGPLIGLGTDVGGLAVCYRKDLFAKAGLPTDRDAVSKLWPGWDEFIATGKRFTAAKTGAKGFVDSVTTSFSAMLSQAGDTNFYDRDNKLIADSNPVVRQSWETSMKMVSEGVSAKVPTWSKDWEAGFKNGSFAVTMCPSWMLGIIKTNSGPANAGKWDVASVPGGGGNWGGSWLAVPTQSKHPKEAYELAKFLTSPEGQVAAFKEAGPLPSSPKALDDPAFLALTNDYFSNAPVGKIFGTGAKSLKPIVLGPKHQAVKERAFEPALQAVEQGKLTPDKAWQQALKSAVKEAK
- a CDS encoding pyridoxamine 5'-phosphate oxidase family protein, which codes for MQQPLSERSGEFVDFWTERRLAVLSTVRADGTVHAVMVGVTLDPKTGIARVICSGSSHKARQIKAMGEASVAVTQVEGGMWSTLEGRAVVSEDPERVADAVRRYAERYRQPRENPQRVVIEITVTKVLGRV
- the cbiE gene encoding precorrin-6y C5,15-methyltransferase (decarboxylating) subunit CbiE gives rise to the protein MSDLTVVGIGADGWDGLAPIARAEIAEAEVLMGSARQLALVPDGKAEQVAWPSPLSESLPGLLQAHRGRRICVLASGDPTFHGIGTTLTRLLGADAVKVIPHPSSVSLACARLGWPQDQVQVISLVGHPLELVHSHIQPGRRLVVLSWGAHTPAEVAEALTDRGYGGSRFTVLEQLGSSDERVRTTKAAEWAGEVDALNVIGIECENGPVLSTAPGLPDSAYESDGQLTKREVRAVTLSRLAPVPGQLLWDVGGGAGSIAIEWSRHHPSCRAVAIERDPERAERLERNAATLGVVVRTVVGKAPEALAELESPDAVFVGGGATAPGMIETCWEALKPGGRLVVNGVTLETEALIARWYAELGGDLVRLDVQRASPVGGMTGWRPAMPVTIWSLTK
- the cobM gene encoding precorrin-4 C(11)-methyltransferase, which codes for MTVHFIGAGPGAADLITVRGRDLIASSPVCLYAGALVPVELLDHCPPAARKIDTANLDLDEILAELTKAHEADLDVARLHSGDPSVFSAMAEQMRRLDALGIPYDVTPGVPAYAAAAASLRRELTVPEVGQTVILTRIAARATAMPPGEDLATLGASRGTIVLHLAVQHIERLVDELTPNYGSDCPAAVVARASRDDEVILRGTLETIAAQVREAGIRRTAVVIVGQVLAADNFPDSHLYSTTRQR